In one window of Kitasatospora sp. MMS16-BH015 DNA:
- a CDS encoding DUF1295 domain-containing protein, translating into MVLRTLLLTALVVLAVLLAAFAVGLRTGRHRGVDVAWGLAFAAVGLTACALSGGRGLLSTVLVVLWGGRLSAHLWWRARGAGEDPRYAAMLAGGGLLTVLTKVYLLQAVLVWCVSLPVQAASWLPAPPLGLAVAGTALWALGLVFEAVGDAQLARFQADPAHRGQLLTTGLRAWTRYPNYFGDACVWWGLTLLVLGTPAGWAYLPAPLLMTWLLAFGSGRPLLERRLRATRPEWAAYAARTSPFIPWPPRRRGS; encoded by the coding sequence GTGGTGCTCCGGACTCTGCTGCTCACCGCCCTGGTGGTGCTCGCCGTGCTGCTCGCCGCCTTCGCGGTGGGCCTGCGCACCGGCCGGCACCGGGGCGTGGACGTCGCCTGGGGGCTGGCCTTCGCCGCCGTCGGCCTCACCGCCTGCGCGCTCTCCGGCGGCCGGGGCCTGCTGAGCACCGTGCTGGTGGTGCTCTGGGGCGGGCGGCTCTCCGCCCACCTCTGGTGGCGGGCCCGGGGCGCGGGGGAGGATCCGCGCTACGCCGCGATGCTCGCCGGCGGCGGTCTGCTGACGGTGCTGACCAAGGTCTACCTGCTGCAGGCCGTCCTGGTCTGGTGCGTCTCGCTGCCGGTGCAGGCCGCCTCCTGGCTGCCCGCGCCCCCGCTCGGCCTGGCCGTGGCCGGCACCGCGCTCTGGGCCCTGGGTCTGGTCTTCGAGGCGGTCGGCGACGCCCAACTCGCCCGGTTCCAGGCCGATCCGGCCCACCGGGGGCAGCTGCTGACCACCGGCCTGCGGGCCTGGACCCGATACCCCAACTACTTCGGCGACGCCTGCGTCTGGTGGGGCCTGACCCTGCTGGTCCTCGGCACCCCGGCCGGCTGGGCCTACCTGCCCGCCCCGCTGCTGATGACCTGGCTGCTGGCCTTCGGCAGCGGCCGACCGCTGCTCGAACGCCGACTGCGCGCGACCCGGCCCGAGTGGGCCGCCTACGCCGCCCGGACCAGCCCGTTCATCCCGTGGCCCCCGCGCCGCCGGGGATCCTGA
- a CDS encoding NADPH-dependent 2,4-dienoyl-CoA reductase — protein MTAYPHLLSPLDLGFTTLPNRVIMGSMHVGLEEAADGFERMAEFYATRARGGVGLIVTGGIAPNEAGRPWGGGAKLTTEQEAVEHRVVTEAVHAAGGKIAMQILHFGRYAYHEDLVAPSALQAPISPFVPNELTDEQVEQTVEDFVRCAELARSAGYDGVEIMGSEGYLINEFIAAQTNHRTDRWGGSYQNRMRFPVEIVRRVRERLGAEFILIYRLSMLDLVPGGSTLPEVIELARAIEAAGASIINTGIGWHEARIPTIATSVPRGAYTWVTQKLMGSVNVPLVTTNRINTPELAEQLLAEGRADLVSLARPLLADPEFVAKAATGAPEAINTCIGCNQACLDHTFSGKITSCLVNPRACHETELVLAPTRLRKRVAVIGAGPAGLACAVTAAERGHAVTLYDAAEEIGGQLNVARKVPGKQEFDETLRYYRHQLEAHKVELRLGTLVSGETLAGEGYEEIVVATGVTPRTPELEGIEHPSVVGYLAVLRGEVEVGERVAILGAGGIGFDVAEYLTDPGRSAAQDPAAFFEQWGVDTEHRTPGGLATPVRPVSPRTVHLLQRKTSKVGAGLGKTTGWIHRTELKHRGVTTVAGASYDRIDDEGLHITVDGQARLIPVDHVVLCTGQEPRRTLHEELTALGVAAHLIGGADLAAELDAKRAIDQGTRLAAAL, from the coding sequence ATGACCGCGTACCCGCACCTGCTGAGCCCGCTCGACCTGGGGTTCACCACCCTGCCGAACCGAGTGATCATGGGCTCGATGCACGTCGGCCTGGAGGAGGCCGCCGACGGGTTCGAGCGGATGGCCGAGTTCTACGCCACCCGGGCGCGCGGCGGTGTCGGCCTGATCGTCACCGGCGGCATCGCCCCCAACGAGGCCGGCCGGCCCTGGGGCGGCGGCGCCAAGTTGACCACCGAGCAGGAGGCGGTCGAGCACCGGGTCGTCACCGAGGCCGTGCACGCGGCCGGCGGCAAGATCGCCATGCAGATCCTGCACTTCGGCCGGTACGCCTACCACGAGGACCTGGTCGCGCCCAGTGCCCTGCAGGCCCCGATCAGCCCCTTCGTGCCGAACGAGCTCACCGACGAGCAGGTCGAGCAGACCGTCGAGGACTTCGTCCGCTGCGCCGAGCTGGCCCGCAGCGCCGGGTACGACGGCGTCGAGATCATGGGCTCCGAGGGCTACCTGATCAACGAGTTCATCGCCGCGCAGACCAACCACCGCACCGACCGCTGGGGCGGCTCCTACCAGAACCGGATGCGCTTCCCGGTGGAGATCGTCCGCCGGGTGCGCGAGCGGCTCGGCGCCGAGTTCATCCTGATCTACCGGCTCTCCATGCTCGACCTCGTCCCCGGCGGCTCCACCCTGCCCGAGGTGATCGAGCTGGCCCGGGCGATCGAGGCGGCCGGCGCCAGCATCATCAACACCGGCATCGGCTGGCACGAGGCGCGGATCCCCACCATCGCCACCTCGGTGCCGCGCGGCGCCTACACCTGGGTCACCCAGAAGCTGATGGGCTCGGTCAACGTCCCGCTGGTGACCACCAACCGGATCAACACCCCTGAGCTGGCCGAGCAGTTGCTCGCCGAGGGTCGGGCCGACCTGGTCTCGCTGGCCCGCCCGCTGCTGGCCGACCCGGAGTTCGTGGCCAAGGCCGCGACCGGCGCGCCCGAGGCGATCAACACCTGCATCGGCTGCAACCAGGCCTGCCTGGACCACACCTTCAGCGGCAAGATCACCTCCTGCCTGGTCAACCCGCGCGCCTGCCACGAGACCGAGCTGGTGCTCGCACCGACCCGGCTGCGCAAGCGAGTTGCCGTGATCGGCGCCGGCCCGGCCGGGCTCGCCTGCGCCGTCACCGCCGCCGAGCGCGGCCACGCCGTCACCCTCTACGACGCGGCCGAGGAGATCGGCGGCCAGCTCAACGTGGCCCGCAAGGTGCCCGGCAAGCAGGAGTTCGACGAGACCCTGCGCTACTACCGGCACCAACTGGAGGCGCACAAGGTCGAGTTGCGGCTCGGCACGCTGGTCTCCGGCGAGACGCTGGCCGGCGAGGGCTACGAGGAGATCGTGGTCGCCACCGGCGTCACCCCGCGCACCCCGGAGCTGGAGGGCATCGAACACCCCAGTGTGGTCGGCTACTTGGCAGTGCTGCGCGGCGAGGTCGAGGTCGGCGAGCGAGTCGCGATCCTGGGCGCCGGCGGCATCGGCTTCGACGTGGCCGAGTACCTGACCGACCCGGGCCGCTCGGCCGCCCAGGACCCGGCCGCCTTCTTCGAGCAGTGGGGCGTGGACACCGAACACCGCACCCCCGGCGGCCTCGCGACCCCGGTCCGCCCGGTCTCCCCGCGCACCGTCCACCTGCTCCAGCGCAAGACCAGCAAGGTCGGCGCCGGCCTCGGCAAGACCACCGGCTGGATCCACCGCACCGAGCTCAAGCACCGTGGCGTCACCACCGTCGCGGGCGCGAGCTACGACCGGATCGACGACGAGGGCCTGCACATCACGGTGGACGGCCAGGCCCGCCTCATCCCGGTCGACCACGTGGTCCTCTGCACCGGCCAGGAGCCCCGCCGCACCCTGCACGAGGAGCTCACCGCCCTCGGCGTCGCCGCCCACCTGATCGGCGGCGCCGACCTGGCCGCCGAGCTCGACGCCAAGCGCGCGATCGACCAGGGCACCCGGCTGGCCGCCGCCCTCTGA
- a CDS encoding deoxyribodipyrimidine photo-lyase, with protein MNVSIALLTQDLRLHDNPVLHAARRDADQVVPLFVLDTDIEAGGFPCPNRSAFLADCLADLDDSLRRIGGRLILRRGRAAVETARLAEQLGARSVHVAAGVSGFAQRREAELQAALGGRLRVHEGSVTVVAPGAVLPSGRSHYAVFTPYHRAWQSAERRSPLGAPRAMPVPEELESLPIPTAKADSPELPTGGEREARRRWQAWSPERYEELHDALADDGTSRLSPYLHFGCLSPTELTVRAMELPGPGAEAFVRQLAWRDFHHQVLAATPQAAWQDYRDRGKVWREDEAEAEAWRQGRTGVPIVDAGMRQLAREGWMHNRARLITASYLTKTLGHDWRVGARHFLRLLVDGDLANNQLNWQWVAGTGNDTRPNRVLNPLRQAERYDPEGAYVRRWCPELAHLPGKSIHRGESGGGETLF; from the coding sequence GTGAACGTCTCCATCGCCCTGCTCACCCAGGACCTCCGCCTGCACGACAACCCCGTGCTGCACGCCGCCCGGCGCGACGCCGACCAGGTGGTGCCGCTCTTCGTGCTCGACACCGACATCGAGGCCGGCGGCTTCCCCTGCCCCAACCGGTCGGCCTTTCTGGCCGACTGCCTCGCCGACCTGGACGACTCGCTGCGCCGGATCGGCGGCCGGCTGATCCTGCGCCGGGGCCGCGCGGCGGTCGAAACGGCCCGCCTGGCCGAGCAGTTGGGCGCCCGCAGCGTGCACGTGGCGGCGGGAGTGAGCGGCTTCGCACAGCGTCGGGAGGCCGAGCTGCAGGCCGCGCTGGGCGGACGGCTGCGGGTGCACGAGGGGTCGGTGACCGTGGTGGCGCCCGGGGCGGTGCTGCCGAGCGGGCGCTCGCACTACGCCGTCTTCACCCCGTACCACCGGGCCTGGCAGTCGGCCGAACGCCGCAGCCCGCTGGGCGCCCCGCGCGCCATGCCCGTGCCCGAGGAACTGGAGAGCCTGCCGATCCCCACTGCGAAGGCCGACTCGCCCGAGCTGCCGACGGGCGGGGAGCGCGAGGCCCGGCGCCGCTGGCAGGCCTGGTCGCCCGAGCGGTACGAGGAGCTGCACGACGCGCTGGCCGACGACGGCACCTCGCGGCTCTCGCCCTACCTGCACTTCGGCTGCCTCTCGCCCACCGAACTGACCGTCCGGGCGATGGAGTTGCCGGGCCCGGGCGCCGAGGCCTTCGTCCGCCAGCTGGCCTGGCGGGACTTCCACCACCAGGTGCTGGCCGCCACCCCGCAGGCCGCCTGGCAGGACTACCGCGACCGGGGCAAGGTCTGGCGGGAGGATGAGGCGGAGGCGGAGGCCTGGCGGCAGGGACGCACCGGGGTGCCGATCGTGGACGCCGGGATGCGCCAACTCGCCCGGGAGGGCTGGATGCACAACCGGGCCCGGCTGATCACGGCCAGCTACCTGACCAAGACCCTCGGGCACGACTGGCGGGTCGGCGCCCGGCACTTCCTGCGGCTGCTGGTGGACGGCGACCTGGCCAACAACCAGCTCAACTGGCAGTGGGTGGCCGGCACCGGCAACGACACTCGGCCGAACCGGGTGCTCAACCCGCTGCGCCAGGCCGAGCGTTACGACCCGGAGGGCGCGTACGTGCGGCGCTGGTGCCCCGAACTCGCCCATCTGCCGGGCAAGTCGATCCACCGGGGCGAGAGCGGCGGCGGGGAGACGCTGTTCTGA
- a CDS encoding cyclopropane-fatty-acyl-phospholipid synthase family protein codes for MTTRTTRSVLELPTAVDPLRWPDVARVPQAPVRGAVAWWLLRRAARQRRIGVQLPDGRCLVAAPPGAPVLRLHRPESFRQRVGAGGLIGFGESYQAGDWDAPDLVGLLTALAEAPETLVPAGTGRLRRLYVRRPPEAELGTPENARRNISRHYDLSNELFALFLDPTMTYSSALFPLGPDGTPQADWAGLPAAQHRKIDRLLDLARVDSGSRVLEIGTGWGELALRAAARGARVVSLTLSTEQQALARRRIAAAGLTDRVEVRLCDYRAVQGSYDAVLSVEMIEAVGRAYWPAYFATLDRVLAPGGRVALQAITMPHERMLASSETQTWILKYVFPGGRIPSLRAIADTAERETGLRLRAAVGFGQHYAETLRLWRERFAEHAAEVGELGFDQVFRRMWRFYLAYSEAGFRTGYLDVRQLLLTREG; via the coding sequence ATGACCACCCGAACCACCCGATCGGTACTCGAACTCCCCACCGCCGTCGACCCGTTGCGCTGGCCGGACGTGGCCCGGGTGCCGCAGGCGCCGGTGCGCGGGGCGGTGGCCTGGTGGCTGCTCCGCCGGGCGGCCCGGCAGCGCCGGATCGGCGTCCAACTGCCCGACGGACGCTGCCTGGTGGCCGCGCCGCCCGGGGCGCCGGTGCTGCGGCTGCACCGGCCGGAGAGCTTCCGGCAGCGGGTCGGCGCGGGCGGGCTGATCGGCTTCGGCGAGTCGTACCAGGCGGGCGACTGGGACGCCCCGGACCTGGTCGGCCTGCTCACCGCGCTCGCCGAGGCCCCCGAGACCCTGGTGCCGGCCGGCACCGGCCGGCTGCGCCGGCTCTACGTCCGCCGCCCGCCCGAGGCCGAGCTCGGCACTCCGGAGAACGCCCGGCGCAACATCAGCCGCCACTACGACCTCTCCAACGAGCTCTTCGCGCTCTTCCTCGACCCGACCATGACCTACTCCTCGGCCCTCTTCCCGCTCGGCCCCGACGGCACCCCGCAGGCCGACTGGGCCGGTCTGCCCGCCGCCCAGCACCGCAAGATCGACCGGCTGCTCGACCTGGCCCGGGTCGACTCCGGCAGCCGGGTGCTGGAGATCGGCACCGGCTGGGGCGAGTTGGCCCTGCGGGCCGCCGCCCGGGGGGCCAGGGTGGTCAGCCTGACCCTCTCCACCGAGCAGCAGGCGCTGGCCCGCCGCCGGATCGCCGCCGCCGGGCTGACCGACCGGGTCGAGGTGCGGCTCTGCGACTACCGTGCGGTGCAAGGGAGTTACGACGCCGTGCTCAGCGTGGAGATGATCGAGGCGGTCGGCCGGGCGTACTGGCCCGCCTACTTCGCCACCCTCGACCGGGTGCTCGCCCCCGGCGGCCGGGTGGCGCTGCAGGCGATCACCATGCCGCACGAGCGGATGCTCGCCAGCAGCGAGACCCAGACCTGGATCCTCAAGTACGTCTTCCCCGGCGGCCGGATCCCCTCGCTCCGGGCCATCGCGGACACCGCCGAACGGGAGACCGGGCTTCGACTGAGGGCCGCCGTGGGCTTCGGGCAGCACTACGCGGAGACCCTGCGGCTCTGGCGCGAACGGTTCGCCGAGCACGCGGCGGAGGTCGGCGAACTCGGCTTCGACCAGGTCTTCCGGCGGATGTGGCGGTTCTACCTCGCCTACTCCGAGGCCGGCTTCCGCACCGGCTACCTGGACGTGCGCCAGCTGCTGCTCACCCGGGAGGGCTGA
- a CDS encoding PadR family transcriptional regulator, with protein sequence MSLPHAILTALLERPSSGLELTRRFDRSIGFFWSATHQQIYRELGKLEQSGLIRALPGPPAQGRRKEYEVLPAGRTALTDWVAEPQDPKPIRDPLLLRLRAAAVVGLHGLDAELRRHLDLHERQLAEYLEIEQRDFPAAKADTENRLQHLVLQAGIQLETFWVQWLTEALAAAVAEAAEALAASAPERG encoded by the coding sequence ATGTCGCTGCCGCACGCCATCCTCACCGCCCTGCTCGAACGCCCCTCCTCGGGGCTGGAGCTGACGCGGCGCTTCGACCGCTCGATCGGCTTCTTCTGGTCGGCCACCCACCAGCAGATCTACCGCGAGCTCGGCAAGCTGGAGCAGAGCGGCCTGATCCGCGCCCTCCCCGGCCCGCCCGCCCAGGGCCGCCGCAAGGAGTACGAGGTGCTCCCGGCCGGTCGTACGGCCCTCACCGACTGGGTCGCCGAACCGCAGGACCCCAAGCCCATCCGCGATCCGCTGCTGCTCCGCCTGCGCGCCGCCGCCGTGGTCGGCCTGCACGGCCTGGACGCCGAACTCCGCCGCCACCTGGACCTGCACGAGCGCCAGCTCGCCGAGTACCTGGAGATCGAGCAGCGCGACTTCCCGGCCGCGAAGGCCGACACCGAGAACCGCCTCCAGCACCTCGTCCTCCAGGCCGGCATCCAGCTGGAGACCTTCTGGGTCCAGTGGCTCACCGAGGCCCTCGCGGCAGCCGTCGCCGAGGCGGCGGAGGCCCTCGCCGCCTCGGCTCCGGAACGGGGTTGA
- a CDS encoding TetR/AcrR family transcriptional regulator codes for MSDRVVPEPQRRRRKPTKTGTVLSEELIVETALRLLAQHGSEALTVRRLGLALGADPSALYRYFRSADDLLLAVADELIGRAQCGWEPTGDWQADLRAIGLRIHACYRTHPQAARLAGYRTTGRAHEMAAVENILGLLRRAGFPDAEAVRLYHAFVDQGLGFAILDAAADALPDAAREADESVWQERYAHLSARSHPNIAATAGLLTVEMRFSGYPLALDLLIASAADRLAAIQAAGRAAGQAAGQVAGQALGQVAGQAVGQAGGQGRGAR; via the coding sequence ATGAGCGATCGAGTCGTACCCGAACCACAGCGTAGGCGACGCAAGCCCACCAAGACCGGCACGGTGCTGTCGGAGGAGCTGATCGTCGAGACGGCGCTGCGGCTGCTCGCACAGCACGGCTCGGAGGCGCTCACGGTGCGTCGCCTCGGCCTCGCCCTCGGTGCCGATCCGAGCGCGCTCTACCGCTACTTCCGCAGCGCCGACGACCTGCTGCTCGCGGTGGCCGACGAGCTGATCGGCCGGGCCCAGTGCGGCTGGGAGCCCACCGGCGACTGGCAGGCCGACCTGCGGGCGATCGGCCTGCGGATCCACGCCTGCTATCGCACCCACCCGCAGGCCGCCCGGCTGGCCGGCTACCGCACCACCGGCCGCGCGCACGAGATGGCGGCGGTGGAGAACATCCTCGGCCTGCTCCGCCGGGCCGGCTTCCCCGACGCCGAGGCCGTCCGGCTCTACCACGCCTTCGTCGACCAGGGCCTTGGCTTCGCGATACTCGACGCCGCCGCCGACGCCCTGCCGGACGCGGCCCGGGAGGCGGACGAGTCGGTCTGGCAGGAGCGGTACGCGCACCTGTCGGCCCGGAGCCACCCCAACATCGCGGCCACGGCGGGGCTGCTGACCGTGGAGATGCGGTTCTCCGGCTATCCGCTCGCGCTGGACCTGCTGATCGCCTCGGCGGCGGACCGGCTGGCCGCGATCCAGGCCGCGGGCCGGGCTGCCGGTCAGGCTGCCGGTCAGGTCGCTGGCCAGGCCCTCGGTCAGGTCGCTGGCCAGGCTGTCGGTCAGGCCGGCGGTCAGGGGAGGGGCGCGCGCTGA
- a CDS encoding APC family permease, whose amino-acid sequence MHKSLGVVDGVVLAASSTAATSSIGIGLGLIAGIVGLHLPAIMLISFLPVVAIAGAYGRLNRVEPNAGNSYTWVGRTLNPWLGFLTGWVNVVGTIVFLAYTVAVTGSALLQLAGQAGLHHLAGLTLDPDTTWQATVLGMVVLIAATLVAVKGVALATRLQKYLLIFEYAVLLGFCGYGLFAGDQPFSLSWYDPFAIPSMGALAQGMIQAVFCYWGFEAVFTVGEEVRDPKDASRGGQIALFTVLGLFLLASTAFQRVLPLDELAGNGANGLTYFGERLAHQPLAALPLVALTLSAVASLQANVIPSARGMYAMGRDGTVGKVWTRLHPKYATPVAGTVLLTAIAAAISLVMLIIPTVTELINAAVNAIGIVVSLYYALTAIAAAVRFRGLLRTAPLEALRAVVAPLLGAAVLLSVGGYLAWTFFDSADHFELAADNGWFQLLCPVLMIVSGLLVAAWAKYRRKSEYFRTGRGTDAEAADLITAS is encoded by the coding sequence ATGCACAAGTCGCTCGGCGTGGTGGACGGCGTGGTGCTCGCCGCGTCCAGTACGGCGGCGACCTCCAGCATCGGCATCGGGCTCGGCTTGATCGCCGGGATCGTCGGGCTGCACCTGCCCGCGATCATGCTGATCTCCTTCCTCCCCGTGGTCGCGATCGCCGGGGCGTACGGACGGCTCAACCGGGTGGAGCCCAACGCGGGCAACTCGTACACCTGGGTCGGCCGCACGCTCAACCCCTGGCTGGGCTTCCTGACCGGCTGGGTCAACGTGGTCGGCACCATCGTCTTCCTCGCCTACACCGTCGCCGTCACCGGTTCGGCCCTACTGCAGCTCGCGGGCCAGGCCGGGCTGCACCACCTCGCCGGGCTCACCCTCGACCCGGACACCACCTGGCAGGCCACCGTCCTCGGCATGGTGGTGCTGATCGCGGCCACCCTGGTCGCGGTGAAGGGGGTCGCGCTCGCCACCCGGCTGCAGAAGTACCTGCTGATCTTCGAGTACGCGGTGCTGCTCGGCTTCTGCGGCTACGGGCTGTTCGCCGGCGACCAGCCGTTCTCGCTCTCCTGGTACGACCCGTTCGCGATCCCCTCGATGGGCGCGCTGGCCCAGGGCATGATCCAGGCCGTCTTCTGTTACTGGGGCTTCGAGGCCGTCTTCACCGTCGGCGAGGAGGTCCGCGACCCCAAGGACGCCTCCCGCGGCGGCCAGATCGCGCTGTTCACCGTGCTCGGCCTCTTCCTGCTCGCCTCCACCGCCTTCCAGCGGGTGCTCCCGCTGGACGAGCTGGCCGGCAACGGCGCCAACGGCCTCACCTACTTCGGCGAGCGGCTCGCCCACCAGCCGCTGGCCGCCCTCCCGCTGGTCGCGCTCACGCTCTCCGCCGTGGCCTCGCTGCAGGCCAACGTGATCCCCTCCGCCCGCGGCATGTATGCCATGGGCCGGGACGGCACGGTCGGCAAGGTCTGGACCCGGCTGCACCCCAAGTACGCCACCCCGGTGGCCGGCACCGTGCTGCTCACCGCCATCGCCGCCGCCATCTCGCTGGTCATGCTGATCATCCCGACCGTCACCGAGCTGATCAACGCCGCGGTCAACGCGATCGGCATCGTGGTCTCGCTCTACTACGCGCTCACCGCGATCGCCGCCGCCGTCCGCTTCCGCGGCCTGCTGCGCACCGCCCCGCTGGAGGCGCTGCGCGCCGTGGTCGCCCCGCTGCTCGGCGCCGCCGTGCTGCTCTCCGTCGGCGGCTACCTGGCCTGGACCTTCTTCGACTCGGCCGACCACTTCGAACTCGCGGCCGACAACGGCTGGTTCCAGCTGCTCTGCCCCGTCCTGATGATCGTCAGCGGCCTGCTCGTGGCAGCCTGGGCGAAGTACCGCCGCAAGTCGGAGTACTTCCGCACCGGCCGCGGCACGGACGCCGAAGCGGCCGACCTGATCACCGCGTCCTGA
- a CDS encoding DUF1365 domain-containing protein, giving the protein MPGPWGAALYEARIGHLRRTPLRHAFTHRSYLWLVDLDHLPPVPALLRPLARFRSADHPGDPGLTIRQNLTAYLAGEGIALDPAGRVLMLTQARSLGHVFNPLTVYWCRDAAGQPVCTVAEVHNTYGQHHRYLVEESPVPKRFYVSPFFPVDGAYRLRLPEPGARLDLSVRLDRPDGTAFCATVRGERRPAGVRALLAAALRHPFATYAVSAHIRYQGIRLLLRGLPVQPRPQGDAGP; this is encoded by the coding sequence CTGCCCGGGCCGTGGGGTGCGGCGCTGTACGAGGCCCGGATCGGCCACCTGCGCCGCACCCCGCTGCGCCACGCCTTCACCCACCGCAGCTACCTCTGGCTGGTCGACCTCGACCACCTGCCGCCGGTGCCTGCGCTGCTCCGCCCGCTGGCCCGGTTCCGCAGCGCCGACCACCCGGGCGACCCAGGCTTGACGATCCGTCAGAACCTGACGGCGTACCTCGCGGGGGAGGGCATCGCGCTCGACCCGGCCGGCCGGGTGCTGATGCTCACCCAGGCCCGCTCGCTCGGCCACGTCTTCAACCCGCTCACGGTCTACTGGTGCCGGGATGCCGCCGGGCAGCCGGTCTGCACCGTCGCCGAGGTGCACAACACCTACGGCCAGCACCACCGTTACCTGGTCGAGGAAAGCCCGGTGCCCAAGCGGTTCTACGTCTCGCCGTTCTTCCCGGTGGACGGCGCGTACCGGCTGCGGCTGCCCGAGCCCGGCGCGCGGCTCGACCTCTCCGTCCGGCTGGACCGCCCGGACGGCACCGCCTTCTGCGCCACCGTCCGCGGCGAGCGGCGTCCGGCCGGGGTGCGAGCCCTGCTCGCCGCGGCGCTGCGCCACCCGTTCGCGACCTACGCGGTCAGCGCGCACATCCGTTACCAGGGCATCCGGCTGCTGCTGCGCGGCCTGCCCGTCCAGCCGCGACCGCAGGGGGATGCAGGCCCATGA
- a CDS encoding amidohydrolase — protein sequence MNHADLVFTNGPVFTADPARTRATSLAVTGERITAVGHDEVRELIGPKTEVVDLAGKLLVPGFQDSHIHAVYGGVELGECDLSDTVGVEEYLDRVRAFAEAHPEREWITGSGWSLESFEGGLPTRQLLDRVVPDRPVYLVNRDHHGAWANSRALELAGLTKDSPDPADGRIEREADGTPSGVLQEGATGLVARLVPPTTFEERVAGLQRAQQLLHSLGITGWQDALLGVFNGQPDPSDAYLAAARAGTLTARVRGALWWDRGRGGEQIAELIERRAELWYGRFVASSVKIMQDGIAENFTAALGTPYLDGCGCATGTSGLSFVDPVALRGYVTELDAHGFQVHFHALGDRAVREALDAIEAARAANGFRDTRHHLAHLQVVHPDDLPRFAKLGAIANIQPLWACHEAQMDELTIPFLGPERAAWQYPFGGLLRAGATLCAGSDWPVSSPDPLAGLHVAVNRLEPETDHGRVFYPEQRLDLTTALTAYTAGSAHVNGWDEAGSLRAGLLADLVVLDRDILTEDPLGIADAKVEQTFVGGERVFG from the coding sequence TTGAACCACGCGGATCTCGTCTTCACCAACGGGCCGGTCTTCACCGCCGACCCGGCCCGCACCCGGGCCACCAGCCTCGCCGTCACCGGCGAGCGGATCACCGCCGTCGGCCACGACGAGGTGCGGGAGCTGATCGGCCCGAAGACCGAGGTGGTCGACCTGGCCGGCAAGCTGCTCGTGCCCGGCTTCCAGGACTCGCACATCCACGCCGTCTACGGCGGCGTGGAACTCGGCGAGTGCGACCTGAGCGACACCGTCGGGGTCGAGGAGTACCTCGACCGGGTGCGCGCCTTCGCCGAGGCGCACCCGGAGCGGGAGTGGATCACCGGCAGCGGCTGGTCGCTGGAGAGCTTCGAGGGCGGCCTGCCCACCCGGCAGCTGCTCGACCGGGTGGTACCGGACCGCCCGGTCTACCTGGTCAACCGCGACCACCACGGCGCCTGGGCCAACTCCCGGGCGCTGGAGCTGGCCGGGCTCACCAAGGACAGCCCGGACCCGGCCGACGGCCGGATCGAGCGGGAGGCCGACGGCACCCCCAGCGGGGTGCTCCAGGAGGGCGCCACCGGCCTGGTCGCCAGGCTGGTGCCGCCCACCACCTTCGAGGAGCGGGTGGCCGGCCTGCAGCGGGCCCAGCAGCTGCTGCACTCGCTGGGCATCACCGGCTGGCAGGACGCCCTGCTCGGCGTCTTCAACGGCCAGCCCGACCCCTCGGACGCCTACCTGGCCGCCGCCCGGGCCGGCACCCTGACGGCCAGGGTGCGCGGGGCGCTCTGGTGGGACCGCGGCCGGGGCGGCGAGCAGATCGCCGAACTGATCGAGCGCCGCGCCGAGTTGTGGTACGGCCGGTTCGTCGCCAGCTCGGTCAAGATCATGCAGGACGGCATCGCGGAGAACTTCACCGCCGCCCTGGGCACCCCCTACCTGGACGGCTGCGGCTGCGCCACCGGCACCAGCGGGCTCAGCTTCGTCGACCCGGTCGCCCTGCGCGGCTACGTCACCGAGCTGGACGCGCACGGCTTCCAGGTGCACTTCCACGCGCTCGGCGACCGCGCGGTGCGCGAGGCGCTGGACGCGATCGAGGCCGCCCGCGCCGCGAACGGCTTCCGCGACACCCGCCACCACCTGGCCCACCTCCAGGTGGTGCACCCGGACGACCTGCCGCGCTTCGCCAAGCTCGGCGCGATCGCCAACATCCAGCCGCTCTGGGCCTGCCACGAGGCGCAGATGGACGAGCTCACCATCCCGTTCCTCGGGCCCGAGCGCGCCGCCTGGCAGTACCCGTTCGGCGGCCTGCTGCGGGCCGGGGCCACCCTCTGCGCGGGCAGCGACTGGCCGGTCTCCAGCCCGGACCCGCTGGCCGGCCTGCACGTGGCCGTCAACCGCCTGGAGCCCGAGACCGACCACGGCCGGGTCTTCTACCCCGAGCAGCGGCTCGACCTGACCACCGCGCTCACCGCCTACACCGCGGGCTCCGCCCACGTGAACGGCTGGGACGAGGCGGGCAGCCTGCGGGCCGGGCTGCTGGCCGACCTGGTCGTGCTGGACCGGGACATCCTCACCGAGGACCCGCTGGGCATCGCCGACGCCAAGGTCGAGCAGACCTTCGTCGGCGGCGAGCGCGTCTTCGGCTGA